The following coding sequences are from one Gemmatimonadota bacterium window:
- a CDS encoding methyltransferase domain-containing protein, producing MSATLTLSPVGHEALDDPTTPPALVERMLVDIARSNRWFGGRLAMRAGLRRLLDAGDAGRTLTLLDIGTGAGDLPHDAVRWAAKRGVTIVPTGLERIPAAAQLAQRGGLPVLLGCAGSLPIRRKGVDIVLVSQMVHHLDRPSAVRLLAECDAIARRGVVIADLRPSPLAALGYRLAGPFLRMHPLTVSDGVVSLARGLHPAALRAIAREATGHDVDVWRLPGARVIAAWRTDR from the coding sequence GTGAGCGCCACACTCACGCTGTCGCCGGTCGGCCACGAAGCGCTGGACGACCCCACCACGCCGCCGGCGCTGGTCGAGCGGATGCTGGTCGACATTGCGCGGAGCAATCGCTGGTTCGGCGGGCGGCTCGCGATGCGCGCCGGCCTGCGCCGACTCCTCGACGCCGGTGACGCGGGCCGCACGCTGACACTGCTCGACATCGGCACCGGCGCCGGCGACCTGCCGCACGATGCCGTGCGCTGGGCCGCCAAGCGTGGCGTGACGATCGTCCCGACCGGCCTGGAACGGATCCCGGCCGCCGCACAGTTGGCGCAACGCGGCGGACTCCCCGTGCTGCTCGGCTGCGCAGGCAGCCTGCCGATCCGCCGCAAGGGTGTCGACATCGTGCTGGTGAGCCAGATGGTGCACCACCTCGACCGCCCGTCCGCGGTGCGGCTCCTCGCCGAGTGCGATGCGATCGCCCGACGCGGTGTGGTGATCGCCGACCTGCGGCCGTCGCCGCTTGCCGCGCTGGGGTATCGGCTCGCGGGGCCGTTCCTGCGCATGCATCCGCTCACGGTAAGCGATGGCGTGGTGTCGCTGGCGCGCGGGCTGCATCCCGCGGCATTGCGTGCGATCGCGCGCGAGGCGACTGGCCACGACGTCGACGTCTGGCGCCTTCCGGGCGCGCGCGTCATTGCCGCGTGGCGGACCGACCGATGA
- a CDS encoding SRPBCC family protein encodes MMRVVDRRLVQAPPERVWPHAALVEQWPDILPHYRYVTRTEGEPGGDGIVEMSAYRRFGGPLNWPTWWRSRIWVDAPKHEVRYRHIGGITTGMDVLWSILPTPDGGSDVTIVHTWDGPPWPLIRRIAAEIVIGPVFVHGIAEQTLAGVARAAERGL; translated from the coding sequence ATGATGCGCGTCGTCGATCGGCGCCTCGTGCAGGCGCCACCCGAGCGCGTCTGGCCGCACGCCGCGCTCGTGGAGCAGTGGCCCGACATCCTGCCGCACTACCGCTACGTGACGCGCACCGAGGGCGAGCCGGGCGGCGATGGCATCGTCGAGATGTCGGCGTATCGCCGCTTCGGCGGCCCGCTCAACTGGCCCACCTGGTGGCGCAGCCGGATCTGGGTTGACGCCCCGAAGCACGAGGTTCGGTACCGGCACATCGGTGGCATCACCACCGGAATGGATGTGCTCTGGAGCATTCTCCCCACGCCAGACGGCGGTAGTGACGTGACGATCGTGCATACCTGGGACGGCCCCCCCTGGCCGTTGATTCGCCGCATCGCCGCCGAGATCGTGATCGGACCGGTGTTCGTGCATGGCATTGCCGAGCAGACGCTGGCCGGCGTGGCGCGCGCCGCGGAGCGTGGCCTATGA
- a CDS encoding beta-ketoacyl-ACP synthase II — MSRRVVVTGIGLITPIGIGSDAVWSRLQTGSSAVQRIDRFDSSPFRSHIAAQVNDFDPEAMLSPRQARRTDRCSQLGLAATRLALEDAALDLAGEPADRVGVMMGTALGGIGFAEEQNFKYIAGGPREVDPLLALTVFGGALSCNIAITHGVSGVNSTNAMSCASGTLAIAQGFRAIAQGDAEVILAGGSEAPLYPLCYGSFSLIRAMSTRNDDPATASRPFDSGRDGFVMAEGSAVLILESLEHAEARGARIYAEIAGAGLTNDAHHMTQPRPDGREAARAMRMALAEAGCAPEEVEWVNAHGSSTTLNDATEALAIREVFGAHADTLPVSGTKGWHAHALGASGAIETAIACRSIRDGWVPPTLNCLDPDPAGGLRQLPAEGLTLAPRAVLKNSFGFGGCNATLLLRRAGV; from the coding sequence ATGAGCCGCCGGGTGGTGGTCACCGGCATCGGGCTGATCACGCCGATCGGCATCGGCAGTGACGCCGTCTGGTCGCGGCTGCAGACTGGGTCCTCCGCGGTACAACGGATCGACCGCTTCGACTCGTCGCCCTTTCGGTCCCACATCGCGGCACAGGTGAACGACTTCGATCCCGAGGCGATGCTCTCGCCCAGGCAGGCGCGCCGCACCGATCGCTGCTCGCAGCTGGGGCTCGCGGCAACCCGGCTCGCGCTCGAGGACGCCGCGCTCGACCTCGCCGGCGAACCGGCGGACCGCGTCGGCGTGATGATGGGGACGGCGCTCGGCGGCATCGGCTTCGCCGAGGAGCAGAACTTCAAGTACATCGCCGGCGGCCCGCGCGAGGTCGACCCCCTGCTCGCACTCACCGTCTTCGGCGGCGCGCTGTCGTGCAACATCGCCATCACCCATGGTGTCTCCGGCGTCAACAGCACCAATGCGATGAGTTGTGCGTCGGGAACGCTGGCTATTGCCCAGGGCTTTCGGGCGATCGCGCAGGGTGACGCCGAAGTGATCCTCGCCGGGGGCAGCGAGGCGCCGCTCTATCCGCTCTGCTACGGCTCCTTCTCGCTGATCCGCGCGATGAGCACCCGCAACGATGACCCGGCCACCGCCTCGCGGCCCTTCGACAGCGGACGCGACGGCTTCGTGATGGCCGAAGGGTCGGCGGTGCTGATCCTCGAATCGCTGGAGCACGCCGAGGCGCGCGGCGCCCGCATCTACGCCGAGATCGCGGGCGCGGGGCTCACCAACGACGCGCACCACATGACGCAACCGCGCCCCGACGGCCGCGAAGCGGCGCGGGCGATGCGGATGGCGCTGGCCGAGGCGGGCTGCGCGCCCGAGGAAGTGGAGTGGGTCAACGCCCACGGCTCCTCGACCACGCTCAACGACGCCACCGAGGCACTCGCCATTCGCGAGGTCTTCGGTGCACACGCCGACACGCTGCCGGTGAGTGGCACCAAGGGATGGCATGCCCACGCGCTCGGCGCCTCGGGGGCCATCGAGACGGCGATCGCCTGCCGCAGCATCCGTGACGGCTGGGTTCCGCCGACGCTCAACTGCCTCGACCCCGATCCGGCGGGCGGGCTGCGCCAGCTCCCCGCCGAGGGGCTGACGCTGGCCCCGCGGGCGGTGCTCAAGAACTCCTTCGGTTTTGGCGGGTGCAACGCGACGCTCCTCCTCCGGCGGGCGGGAGTGTAG
- a CDS encoding aquaporin encodes MRPLLPRVLAEMFGTFVLIFFGCGAVVMNSFPGADYGVFGIAVVHAIALAIAISATAAISGGHCNPAVTIGLLSIKKIAPADAFAYVMAQLAGGLLGALLVKTIVAPNVGRVVNFGAPALHNTMSFGTGIALEAILTFFLMSAVMATAVSKSAPKIAGFGIGLTLIPGIVVGGALTGGALNPARAFGPAIIAGNMQAQAVWWIGPIVGAVVAALLWKHVLMAKEDVA; translated from the coding sequence ATGCGTCCCCTGCTTCCCCGTGTCCTCGCCGAGATGTTCGGCACCTTCGTCCTGATCTTCTTCGGGTGCGGAGCGGTCGTGATGAACTCCTTCCCGGGCGCTGATTACGGCGTCTTCGGGATCGCCGTGGTCCACGCGATCGCCCTCGCCATCGCCATCTCGGCGACGGCGGCGATCTCCGGCGGCCACTGCAACCCGGCGGTCACGATCGGGCTGCTCTCGATCAAGAAGATCGCCCCCGCCGACGCCTTCGCCTACGTCATGGCGCAGCTGGCCGGTGGCCTCCTCGGCGCGCTGCTCGTCAAGACCATCGTGGCCCCGAATGTCGGCCGCGTGGTGAACTTCGGCGCGCCGGCGTTGCACAACACGATGAGCTTCGGCACCGGCATCGCCCTCGAGGCGATCCTGACCTTCTTCCTGATGTCGGCCGTGATGGCAACGGCGGTCTCGAAGAGCGCCCCGAAGATCGCGGGCTTTGGCATCGGCCTGACGCTGATCCCCGGCATCGTCGTCGGTGGCGCACTCACCGGTGGCGCCCTCAACCCGGCCCGCGCCTTCGGCCCCGCCATCATCGCCGGCAACATGCAGGCGCAGGCCGTCTGGTGGATCGGGCCGATCGTCGGCGCGGTCGTGGCGGCGTTGCTGTGGAAGCATGTGCTGATGGCGAAGGAAGACGTCGCGTAG
- the ccsA gene encoding cytochrome c biogenesis protein CcsA, giving the protein MTLEAASASRQISRGRIMTLVGVVSLIVLYVMALQLTPTERFQGLAQKIFYIHPPAAYAMQMAFIFTGIASLLYLLLHDARFDVFAEASAEVGMMFGIIVVITGPIWGRPVWGTWWEWEPRLTFTVMEIVLFGGYFALRGAVRDPAERAKFAAVMGLMALVLVPFNHLTVYLFASQHPQPVVVKTTKPELPFEMLRTFLTGFAVFTILYLGLVMQRYGIGARHAIQEAADA; this is encoded by the coding sequence ATGACTCTCGAGGCAGCATCGGCCAGTCGGCAGATCAGCCGCGGCCGGATCATGACCCTGGTCGGCGTGGTGTCGCTGATCGTCCTCTACGTGATGGCGCTGCAGTTGACGCCAACGGAGCGCTTTCAGGGACTGGCCCAGAAGATCTTCTACATCCATCCGCCCGCGGCGTACGCGATGCAGATGGCCTTCATCTTCACCGGCATCGCGTCGCTCCTCTACCTCCTGCTCCACGACGCCCGCTTCGACGTCTTCGCCGAGGCCTCGGCCGAAGTCGGCATGATGTTCGGCATCATCGTCGTGATCACCGGCCCGATCTGGGGTCGGCCGGTGTGGGGCACCTGGTGGGAGTGGGAACCACGGCTGACGTTCACCGTGATGGAGATCGTGCTCTTTGGCGGCTACTTCGCGCTCCGGGGCGCGGTGCGTGACCCCGCCGAGCGGGCCAAGTTCGCCGCGGTCATGGGGCTGATGGCGCTGGTGCTGGTGCCGTTCAACCACCTCACCGTCTATCTCTTCGCGTCGCAGCATCCGCAGCCGGTCGTCGTCAAGACGACCAAGCCGGAGCTGCCGTTCGAGATGCTGCGCACCTTCCTCACCGGCTTCGCGGTCTTCACCATCCTCTACCTCGGGCTCGTCATGCAGCGCTACGGCATCGGCGCCCGCCACGCCATCCAGGAGGCGGCCGATGCCTGA
- a CDS encoding heme exporter protein CcmB — protein sequence MSVVRIALLIAGKDLRIERRSRTAIHTATLFAVLVLLTVVFARDGGSVSLVTLAPSVLWITIALASLVALNRAFTLEREHAALEGILLAPVPRSALFLGKWLANLAFVSLVLAITFPLWILFYGVAVTPALFPVAGVAVLASIGITAIGTVFSAMAVRTRHAELLLPVLMLPFLLPPIYFAAQSTVRLLGGRPLEELWGWLRFLALYDLAFAMLAAMLFPAVVDE from the coding sequence ATGAGCGTCGTCCGGATCGCGCTGCTGATTGCCGGGAAGGATCTCCGCATCGAGCGGCGGTCGCGCACCGCGATCCACACCGCCACCCTCTTCGCCGTCCTCGTGCTGCTGACGGTGGTCTTTGCGCGCGATGGCGGGTCCGTCTCGCTGGTGACGCTCGCCCCCTCGGTGCTCTGGATCACCATCGCGCTGGCGTCGTTGGTCGCGCTCAACCGGGCCTTCACGCTGGAGCGCGAGCACGCCGCCCTCGAGGGGATCCTCCTCGCCCCGGTGCCCCGGAGCGCGCTCTTCCTCGGGAAGTGGCTGGCCAACCTGGCGTTCGTCTCGCTGGTCCTGGCGATCACCTTCCCGCTCTGGATCCTCTTCTATGGGGTGGCGGTCACCCCGGCGCTGTTCCCGGTCGCCGGCGTCGCCGTCCTCGCGTCGATCGGCATCACCGCCATCGGCACCGTCTTCTCCGCGATGGCGGTCCGGACGCGGCACGCCGAGCTGCTGCTCCCGGTCCTGATGCTCCCCTTCCTCCTCCCGCCGATCTACTTCGCGGCGCAGAGCACGGTCCGCCTCCTCGGCGGCCGCCCCTTGGAAGAGCTCTGGGGATGGCTCAGATTCCTTGCCTTGTACGACCTCGCCTTCGCCATGCTGGCGGCGATGCTCTTTCCTGCGGTGGTGGACGAATGA
- the ccmA gene encoding heme ABC exporter ATP-binding protein CcmA yields MTPADTPLLQVHHLERRFGAVVALRGVELLVAPGEVVLLLGPNGAGKSTLLRCIAGLARPTKGRVEVLGQNVHADPDARRALGLLSHQSFLYEDLTARENLRFAAELHGLDSVASRVETALADARLTSRADSRVFGFSQGMLQRLAFARATMHQPALLLLDEPFTALDAAAARSLRERVAAERDAGRAVVCVTHEPAELWELATRVIVLRSGVVVADEPRPDDLAQFRTGYDALVTP; encoded by the coding sequence ATGACCCCCGCCGACACTCCGTTGCTGCAGGTCCACCATCTCGAGCGTCGCTTCGGGGCGGTGGTCGCGTTGCGTGGGGTTGAGCTCCTCGTGGCCCCCGGCGAAGTGGTGCTGCTGCTGGGCCCGAACGGCGCCGGCAAGTCCACCCTCCTCCGCTGCATCGCGGGGCTCGCGCGCCCCACCAAGGGGCGGGTCGAGGTTCTCGGCCAGAACGTCCATGCCGATCCCGACGCACGCCGCGCGCTCGGATTGCTCTCCCATCAGTCGTTCCTCTATGAAGATCTCACGGCGCGGGAGAACCTGCGATTCGCGGCAGAGTTGCATGGACTCGACAGTGTCGCATCGCGTGTCGAGACGGCGCTAGCGGATGCGCGCCTCACCTCGCGTGCCGACTCGCGCGTGTTCGGATTTTCGCAGGGGATGTTGCAGCGGCTCGCCTTCGCGCGGGCCACGATGCACCAGCCGGCGCTGCTGTTGCTGGACGAACCGTTCACGGCGCTCGACGCCGCCGCCGCGCGGTCGCTCCGGGAGCGGGTGGCCGCCGAGCGCGATGCCGGGCGGGCCGTGGTCTGCGTGACGCACGAGCCGGCGGAGCTCTGGGAGCTGGCCACTCGGGTGATCGTGTTGCGGAGTGGCGTCGTCGTCGCCGATGAGCCGCGGCCGGACGACCTGGCGCAGTTCCGGACGGGCTACGATGCGCTGGTGACGCCATGA
- a CDS encoding STAS domain-containing protein, which translates to MTVTTAQPSQRELLAPPTLGLATREAFRRTANELLDELAEGNGQLVVDLSGTREVDSSGLGALVMVQRHAADRRLQVKLRGVTPELEFLLVLTKLDDLFLFEKPRPER; encoded by the coding sequence ATGACCGTGACGACCGCGCAGCCATCACAGCGAGAGCTGCTTGCCCCACCGACCCTGGGGTTGGCGACTCGAGAAGCCTTTCGCCGGACGGCGAACGAGCTCCTCGACGAGCTGGCCGAGGGGAATGGGCAGCTGGTGGTGGACCTCTCCGGGACGCGGGAGGTCGACTCCTCGGGGCTGGGCGCGCTGGTCATGGTGCAGCGCCACGCCGCCGATCGGCGGCTGCAGGTCAAGCTCCGCGGCGTGACGCCGGAGTTGGAGTTCCTGCTGGTCCTCACCAAGCTCGACGATCTCTTCCTCTTCGAAAAGCCGCGCCCTGAGCGGTAA
- the acs gene encoding acetate--CoA ligase has translation MSDQLQTLLSEERRFPPDPAFAAAAVTTEATYDQAAADRLGFWEAEAKRLDWFTPWHTVLEWKLPHAKWFSGGRLNVAVNCVDRHLTGARRNQAALIWEGEPGDQRVLTYWQLHQEVCKAANALLALGVTRGDRVAIYLPMIPEAAIAMLACARIGAVHSVVFGGFSAESLRDRINDAQAVCCITADGGFRRGQVLPLKRLADEALADCPSITSVLVVHRGHGVDPTQCPMQEGRDHWWHRMLEGQSAVNAPEEMEAEDLLFILYTSGTTGKPKGIVHTTGGYLTQAAATTRHVFDLKAGDVFWCTADIGWVTGHSYVVYGPLANGATVLMYEGAPDWPNRGRFWSMCERHGVTVFYTAPTAIRAFMKWGTDHPARHDLSRLRLLGTVGEPINPEAWIWYHEQIGRGRCPIVDTWWQTETGGIMITPTPGVVTTKPGSATKPFPGIEVELVDSHGTPVAMGGGFLTIKSPWPGMLRTIYGDDARYQETYWSRFPGRYFAGDGAKLDADGYWWILGRVDDVLNVAGHRIGTMEVESALVDHPAVAEAAVVGKAHELKGQAIAAFVTLKEGHHASSEMRDELREHVAHKIGAIAKPDDIRFADNLPKTRSGKIMRRLLRDIAEGRALGDTTTLADPGVVARLKDEYESLES, from the coding sequence ATGTCCGACCAGCTCCAGACCCTCCTCTCCGAAGAGCGTCGTTTCCCGCCCGACCCGGCCTTTGCGGCGGCCGCGGTGACCACCGAGGCGACCTACGACCAGGCCGCGGCCGACCGGCTCGGCTTCTGGGAGGCCGAGGCGAAGCGTCTGGACTGGTTCACGCCCTGGCACACGGTCCTCGAATGGAAGCTCCCCCACGCCAAGTGGTTCTCGGGTGGGCGGCTGAACGTCGCCGTGAACTGCGTCGACCGGCACCTGACCGGGGCGCGGCGGAACCAGGCGGCGCTGATCTGGGAGGGAGAGCCGGGCGACCAACGGGTCCTGACCTACTGGCAGCTGCACCAGGAAGTCTGCAAGGCCGCGAACGCGCTGCTCGCCCTCGGCGTGACGCGGGGCGACCGGGTGGCGATCTACCTCCCGATGATCCCCGAGGCGGCGATCGCGATGCTGGCCTGCGCCCGCATCGGCGCGGTCCACTCGGTGGTCTTCGGCGGCTTCTCGGCGGAATCGCTGCGCGACCGGATCAACGACGCCCAGGCGGTCTGCTGCATAACGGCGGACGGCGGCTTCCGGCGCGGGCAGGTGCTGCCGCTCAAGCGGCTCGCCGATGAGGCGCTGGCCGACTGCCCGTCGATCACCTCGGTCCTGGTGGTGCACCGCGGGCACGGCGTCGACCCGACCCAGTGCCCGATGCAGGAAGGGCGCGACCACTGGTGGCACCGGATGCTCGAGGGACAGAGCGCGGTGAATGCACCGGAGGAGATGGAGGCGGAGGACCTGCTCTTCATCCTCTACACCTCGGGCACCACGGGGAAGCCGAAGGGGATCGTCCACACCACAGGCGGCTACCTCACGCAGGCGGCCGCCACCACGCGCCACGTCTTCGACCTCAAGGCCGGCGACGTCTTCTGGTGTACCGCCGACATCGGCTGGGTCACCGGACATTCGTACGTGGTGTATGGTCCGCTCGCCAACGGTGCGACGGTACTGATGTACGAGGGCGCGCCGGATTGGCCCAATCGCGGTCGCTTCTGGTCGATGTGCGAGCGCCACGGCGTGACCGTCTTCTACACCGCCCCGACCGCGATCCGCGCCTTCATGAAGTGGGGCACCGACCACCCCGCCAGGCACGACCTCTCCCGCCTGCGCCTCCTCGGCACCGTGGGTGAGCCGATCAACCCGGAGGCGTGGATCTGGTACCATGAACAGATCGGTCGCGGCCGCTGTCCGATCGTCGACACCTGGTGGCAGACCGAGACCGGCGGGATCATGATCACGCCGACGCCGGGCGTTGTCACCACCAAGCCCGGCTCGGCGACCAAGCCGTTCCCCGGCATCGAGGTGGAGCTGGTCGACAGCCACGGCACGCCCGTGGCGATGGGTGGGGGCTTCCTCACCATCAAGTCGCCGTGGCCCGGGATGCTGCGCACCATCTACGGCGACGACGCGCGCTACCAGGAGACCTACTGGAGCCGCTTTCCGGGCCGCTACTTCGCCGGCGACGGCGCCAAGCTCGACGCCGATGGCTACTGGTGGATCCTCGGCCGCGTCGACGACGTGCTCAACGTCGCCGGCCACCGCATCGGCACCATGGAAGTCGAGAGCGCGCTGGTGGACCATCCGGCCGTCGCCGAGGCGGCGGTGGTGGGCAAGGCGCACGAGCTGAAGGGGCAGGCGATCGCCGCGTTCGTGACCCTCAAGGAGGGGCACCACGCCTCTTCCGAGATGCGCGACGAGCTCCGCGAGCACGTGGCGCACAAGATCGGCGCCATCGCCAAGCCCGACGACATCCGCTTTGCCGACAACCTGCCCAAGACCCGCTCGGGCAAGATCATGCGCCGGCTGCTCCGCGACATCGCCGAGGGGCGCGCACTGGGCGACACGACGACGCTGGCGGATCCGGGGGTGGTGGCGAGGCTGAAGGATGAGTATGAGAGCTTGGAGAGCTGA
- a CDS encoding potassium transporter Kup translates to MSHDRKPPEGKALVGLALAALGVVYGDIGTSPLYALKECFSGPHAIALTHENVLGILSLIFWSLNFVVSFKYISLVMRADNRGEGGILALLALVAPGGQSKGRGFVLMVGLFGAALLYGDGVITPAISVLGAVEGLEVATPIFKHWVVPMACVIITALFAVQRRGTAGIGKIFGPVTTIYFVCIAVLGVRGILMNTEVLHALNPWYAFEFFLRERSHAFVVLAAVVLVITGGEALYADMGHIGARPIRLAWFVVVLPALALNYFGQGALLLTDPTAVSNPFYQLVPSWALYPMIGIATGAAVVASQALISGAFSLTQQAMQLGFAPRMRLIHTSATEIGQIYMPGVNWALWVACIALVLAFKSSTALAATYGVAVTGTMLTTSILFAIVMLKIWRWPMWRVVLITGLFVAVDVAFLGANLLKIPDGGWFPLAAAGAIYLLMSTWKLGRRQVTAMLQESSLPLDLFIPDVIRRKPYRVPGVSVVMTSIPDVAPPVLLHHLKHNKVLHEQVILMTISSEQIPLVPDAERVQVVDKGAGFVQVFARYGFLESPNVAAILAATAEQLPPPTEGKVPALRLNEVTFYLGRETLIVAPRDRKGARTRAAMPAWRATLFSVMSRNAQSAAGYFGLPPNRVVELGAQLQV, encoded by the coding sequence GTGAGCCACGATCGCAAACCGCCCGAGGGGAAGGCGCTCGTCGGCCTGGCCCTCGCGGCGCTGGGCGTGGTCTACGGCGACATCGGGACCTCGCCGCTCTACGCACTCAAGGAGTGTTTCTCGGGGCCGCACGCCATCGCGCTGACCCATGAGAACGTGCTGGGGATCCTCTCGCTGATCTTCTGGTCGCTCAATTTCGTCGTCTCCTTCAAGTACATCTCGCTGGTCATGCGCGCCGACAACCGCGGCGAGGGCGGGATTCTCGCGCTTCTGGCGCTGGTCGCGCCCGGCGGCCAGTCGAAGGGCCGCGGCTTCGTGCTCATGGTCGGCCTGTTCGGCGCGGCGCTGCTCTACGGCGACGGCGTGATCACCCCCGCCATCTCGGTGCTCGGCGCCGTCGAGGGGCTCGAGGTGGCGACGCCGATCTTCAAGCATTGGGTCGTCCCGATGGCGTGCGTGATCATCACCGCGCTCTTCGCGGTGCAACGGCGCGGCACGGCCGGCATCGGCAAGATCTTCGGCCCGGTCACCACGATCTATTTCGTCTGCATCGCGGTGCTCGGCGTCCGCGGCATCTTGATGAACACCGAAGTGCTCCACGCGCTGAATCCCTGGTACGCGTTCGAGTTCTTCCTCCGCGAGCGGAGCCACGCGTTCGTCGTGCTCGCCGCCGTGGTGCTGGTGATCACTGGCGGCGAGGCGCTCTACGCCGACATGGGGCATATCGGGGCGCGCCCGATCCGGCTTGCCTGGTTCGTGGTGGTGCTGCCGGCGCTGGCACTCAACTACTTCGGGCAGGGGGCACTGCTGCTCACCGACCCCACGGCCGTCAGCAATCCGTTCTATCAGCTGGTGCCGTCGTGGGCACTGTATCCCATGATCGGGATCGCCACCGGCGCCGCCGTCGTCGCCTCGCAGGCGTTGATCTCCGGCGCCTTCTCGCTGACACAGCAGGCGATGCAACTCGGCTTCGCGCCGCGGATGCGCCTGATTCACACGTCGGCAACGGAGATCGGCCAGATCTACATGCCCGGCGTCAACTGGGCCCTCTGGGTGGCCTGCATCGCGCTCGTGCTCGCGTTCAAGTCCTCCACGGCGCTGGCGGCCACCTACGGCGTCGCCGTGACCGGCACCATGCTCACCACCTCGATCCTCTTTGCGATCGTGATGCTGAAGATCTGGCGCTGGCCGATGTGGCGCGTGGTGCTGATCACCGGCCTCTTCGTGGCGGTCGACGTCGCTTTCCTCGGCGCCAACCTGCTGAAGATCCCTGACGGCGGCTGGTTCCCGCTCGCCGCCGCCGGCGCGATCTACCTGCTGATGAGCACCTGGAAGCTCGGTCGCCGGCAGGTGACGGCGATGCTGCAGGAGTCGTCGTTGCCGCTCGACCTCTTCATCCCCGACGTGATCCGCCGCAAGCCGTATCGCGTCCCGGGCGTGTCAGTGGTGATGACCTCGATCCCCGACGTGGCGCCGCCGGTCCTGCTCCACCACCTGAAGCACAACAAGGTGCTGCACGAGCAGGTGATCCTGATGACGATCTCCTCCGAGCAGATTCCGCTGGTGCCGGACGCCGAGCGGGTGCAGGTGGTCGACAAGGGCGCCGGCTTCGTGCAGGTGTTCGCACGCTACGGCTTCCTCGAGTCGCCCAACGTCGCGGCGATCCTCGCCGCCACCGCGGAACAGCTGCCGCCGCCGACCGAAGGGAAGGTCCCCGCGCTGCGGCTCAACGAGGTGACCTTCTACCTCGGCCGCGAGACGCTCATCGTCGCCCCGCGCGACCGCAAGGGCGCCCGCACCCGCGCCGCCATGCCGGCGTGGCGCGCCACCCTCTTCTCGGTGATGAGCCGCAACGCGCAGAGCGCCGCCGGCTACTTCGGCTTGCCGCCGAATCGGGTGGTGGAGTTGGGGGCGCAGTTGCAGGTGTAG
- a CDS encoding thioredoxin domain-containing protein produces MAQGQKPFYLALGAIAIAGVGFLAYRMMGGGAVSIPANVAVTAADTSGFNGYLLGSPTAPIEISEYADFTCPACAAFSTVQFPDIRARLIETGKARFRYRDFPLEGGIHTHSRVAAHSVACANDQGKFWELAERQFLHQSEWALAGSAVSILKGLAKEAGVDTGLWQSCMESAKYAGRIQASLDEGARIGVGSTPSFLIGGRIYTGLNSDGMVQLVDSLIAAQAGTKAP; encoded by the coding sequence ATGGCGCAGGGTCAGAAGCCGTTCTACCTCGCACTCGGGGCGATTGCGATCGCCGGAGTCGGATTTCTCGCCTACCGGATGATGGGCGGCGGCGCCGTCTCGATTCCCGCCAACGTCGCCGTCACCGCGGCGGACACCTCCGGCTTCAACGGCTATCTCCTCGGCAGCCCCACCGCGCCGATCGAAATCTCCGAGTACGCCGACTTCACCTGCCCGGCCTGCGCCGCCTTCTCCACCGTCCAGTTCCCCGACATCCGGGCGCGACTGATCGAGACCGGGAAGGCGCGCTTCCGCTATCGGGATTTCCCGCTGGAGGGTGGCATTCACACCCACTCGCGCGTGGCGGCGCACTCGGTGGCCTGCGCCAACGACCAGGGGAAGTTCTGGGAACTTGCCGAGCGGCAGTTCCTGCATCAGTCCGAGTGGGCCCTCGCCGGCAGCGCCGTTTCGATCCTGAAGGGGTTGGCCAAGGAGGCAGGGGTCGACACCGGGCTGTGGCAGAGCTGCATGGAGTCCGCCAAGTACGCCGGTCGCATTCAGGCCTCGCTGGATGAAGGGGCGCGCATCGGCGTCGGCTCGACGCCCTCGTTCCTGATTGGCGGGCGGATCTACACTGGCCTCAACTCCGATGGCATGGTTCAGCTGGTCGACTCGCTGATCGCTGCCCAGGCCGGTACCAAGGCGCCGTGA
- a CDS encoding OsmC family protein, producing the protein MTDPNLRFSHLDWTGGMRFTGGAPGGPTINLDGDGKVAPGPMVALLTAMGGCAGADVTSILEKMQVTLTKFTMDLTGRRNEEHPKRYNHILFTFTLSGEGLTQAKADRAVELSVTKYCSVMLSLREDIVVETKVIVE; encoded by the coding sequence ATGACTGATCCGAATCTCCGCTTTTCGCATCTCGACTGGACCGGCGGCATGCGCTTCACCGGCGGCGCGCCCGGTGGACCGACCATCAATCTCGATGGCGACGGCAAGGTCGCGCCCGGCCCGATGGTCGCCCTGCTCACGGCGATGGGTGGCTGCGCCGGCGCGGACGTCACGTCGATTCTCGAGAAGATGCAGGTCACGCTGACGAAGTTCACCATGGACCTGACCGGCCGCCGCAACGAGGAGCATCCGAAGCGCTACAATCACATCCTCTTCACCTTCACCCTCTCGGGCGAGGGGCTGACGCAGGCGAAGGCCGATCGGGCGGTGGAACTGAGCGTGACGAAGTACTGCTCGGTGATGCTGTCGCTGCGGGAGGATATCGTGGTGGAGACGAAGGTGATCGTCGAGTAG